Proteins from a single region of Flavobacterium sp. YJ01:
- the pgl gene encoding 6-phosphogluconolactonase, producing the protein MISIFNNKEEMTIPAAEIFIAAAQNSIQQRGRFVTALTGGTSPAAIYKLLATKSYKEKIDWNKVFVFWGDERWVPLDNEMSNAKMSSDYLLNHVSIPKANIFPMYSSGVTAEDYAFQYEQFIRNVLGEDGKFDFIFLGMGDDGHTASLFPDQEVLKENTKWVSAYYLKSQNMNRITLTAHLINKAREIVVLTFGESKSQALYEVLHGEYNPQKYPMQLIKPVDGKLLFLTDKNAAQKFS; encoded by the coding sequence ATGATCAGTATTTTTAACAATAAGGAAGAGATGACGATACCTGCAGCTGAAATTTTTATCGCTGCGGCACAAAATTCAATACAGCAGCGCGGCCGATTTGTAACTGCCCTTACAGGCGGCACATCTCCTGCAGCCATTTACAAACTTTTGGCGACAAAATCCTACAAGGAAAAAATAGACTGGAATAAGGTCTTTGTATTTTGGGGTGACGAGCGATGGGTGCCGCTGGATAATGAGATGAGCAACGCAAAAATGTCTTCTGATTACCTTTTAAATCATGTAAGCATACCCAAAGCAAATATATTTCCAATGTACAGCTCTGGTGTGACAGCTGAAGATTATGCCTTTCAATACGAACAATTCATTAGAAATGTTTTGGGAGAGGACGGAAAATTTGATTTTATATTTTTAGGAATGGGAGACGACGGACATACGGCTTCACTTTTTCCAGATCAGGAGGTTTTGAAAGAAAATACGAAATGGGTATCTGCCTATTATCTAAAATCTCAAAATATGAATCGTATTACCCTGACAGCTCATTTAATTAATAAAGCCAGAGAGATTGTGGTACTCACTTTCGGGGAGAGTAAATCACAGGCACTGTACGAGGTTTTACACGGAGAATATAATCCGCAGAAATATCCAATGCAGTTAATTAAACCTGTAGATGGAAAACTTTTGTTCCTGACTGATAAAAACGCCGCACAAAAGTTTTCATAA
- a CDS encoding TetR family transcriptional regulator — translation MEKDNITAIKKVLLETAESLFSDRGYSDTSIRDIAKAAGVNLALVNYHFGSKENLYLTIFKRRFSAYELALTKMDNSKPADKKLDAFLEIYGSYIDSHRSFHRLLSREITLLHHDSIKEVITQATRKKYELIKTIILEGMAEGLFKTVNVDVVTLNIIAFVPRIFSGSPFITDLLDWQESELRDKQTVYTELKDYFYTILRNG, via the coding sequence ATGGAAAAAGACAATATTACGGCCATAAAAAAAGTTCTTCTGGAAACTGCCGAATCTTTATTCTCAGATAGAGGTTACAGCGATACCTCCATTAGGGACATAGCAAAGGCAGCAGGTGTGAACCTGGCTTTGGTCAACTATCATTTTGGCTCGAAGGAGAATTTGTATCTTACTATTTTTAAGAGAAGGTTTTCGGCCTATGAACTGGCACTCACAAAAATGGACAACAGCAAACCTGCAGATAAAAAATTAGATGCTTTCCTCGAAATTTATGGCAGCTATATTGACAGCCATCGCAGCTTCCATCGCCTGCTTAGCCGGGAGATAACCCTTTTACATCACGATTCGATTAAAGAAGTAATTACGCAGGCTACCCGCAAAAAGTATGAACTGATTAAAACTATAATCCTTGAGGGTATGGCAGAGGGTCTTTTTAAAACGGTAAATGTCGATGTTGTAACACTCAATATAATAGCCTTTGTACCCAGGATTTTTTCGGGAAGCCCATTTATCACGGATCTGCTTGACTGGCAGGAATCAGAACTCCGCGATAAGCAGACAGTATATACAGAATTAAAGGACTATTTTTATACTATTCTGCGCAACGGATAA
- a CDS encoding IS6 family transposase: MNTKGHCYPKYIILQAVYFKLRFTLSYRDVEELMKIRGVIVDHATIQRWVYKFAPLLEAEMKKRKGRVGESWRLDETYIKVKGIWCYLYRAVDKLGNTVDFLLTRKRQRMSAQSFLIKAISNNYRPRVVNIDKSGSNTAAIKVYNKRSFTKIKIRQCKYLNNIVEQDHRFIKWRIQNGLGFKSFESARRTLSGIEVVHMLRKNQMVRPRMTMFKSFCKLAG; encoded by the coding sequence ATGAATACTAAAGGTCATTGTTATCCAAAATACATAATTCTTCAGGCAGTATATTTCAAGCTAAGATTTACACTTAGTTACCGTGATGTTGAAGAACTAATGAAGATTAGAGGAGTCATTGTGGATCATGCGACGATTCAGCGTTGGGTTTACAAGTTTGCACCTTTGCTTGAGGCAGAAATGAAGAAGAGAAAAGGCAGAGTGGGGGAGAGTTGGAGATTGGATGAGACCTACATCAAAGTAAAAGGTATTTGGTGTTATTTATATAGGGCAGTAGATAAATTAGGCAATACGGTTGATTTTCTTTTGACCAGAAAAAGACAAAGAATGAGTGCGCAGTCATTTCTAATTAAAGCAATTAGTAATAACTACAGACCAAGAGTAGTAAACATTGATAAAAGCGGTTCTAATACTGCCGCTATCAAAGTCTATAACAAACGTTCATTCACAAAGATTAAAATCCGGCAGTGTAAATATCTCAACAATATTGTCGAACAGGACCATCGATTTATAAAATGGAGGATACAAAATGGGTTAGGCTTTAAAAGTTTTGAATCGGCAAGACGAACATTGAGCGGAATTGAAGTTGTGCATATGCTGAGAAAGAATCAAATGGTTAGACCAAGGATGACTATGTTTAAATCATTCTGTAAATTGGCGGGCTAA
- a CDS encoding MFS transporter, with product MYGPCFLIGVGHMVSAASDAKEFANSLQTSFGNLGVSLGTSIDGWFINHYGISITPWIGLAFGALAVIVIFWRASLDRAIKAEYL from the coding sequence ATGTATGGACCATGCTTCCTAATTGGCGTCGGCCATATGGTATCGGCTGCATCTGATGCAAAAGAATTTGCGAACAGTCTTCAGACTTCGTTTGGAAATCTTGGTGTTTCCCTAGGTACTTCTATAGACGGGTGGTTTATTAATCATTACGGAATATCAATTACGCCATGGATTGGTCTGGCTTTCGGTGCACTGGCTGTAATTGTAATTTTTTGGAGAGCCTCGCTGGATAGAGCTATTAAAGCTGAGTACCTTTAA
- a CDS encoding AraC family transcriptional regulator, translated as MAGDFITYRKIEADQSIADFVECFWMAENSSGIEKEVIVMPDASFDLILSQDQDEPFQICLLGLGTSYDKRKVDGNTKMYFISFKLISAEYLFNRSIADLINEFELMPNNFWSFGKNDLTDFDTFCLKATNIIKQLIPKDIDNRKKKLFELIYASNGEISVAELAEKSFLTSRQINRYFTKYFGISLKVYCRYLRFKESFEQIKNGELFPKLDFSDQAHFSREVKKISGVNPRELYRNQNDRFIQVSAIPDK; from the coding sequence ATGGCTGGCGATTTCATAACATACAGAAAAATTGAAGCAGACCAATCGATTGCAGATTTTGTTGAATGCTTTTGGATGGCTGAAAATTCCAGCGGAATTGAAAAAGAAGTTATTGTTATGCCTGATGCCAGTTTTGACCTGATTCTCTCACAAGATCAGGATGAACCGTTTCAAATTTGCTTACTTGGACTTGGGACATCTTATGATAAAAGAAAAGTGGATGGAAATACCAAAATGTACTTTATCAGTTTCAAACTTATTTCGGCTGAATACTTATTTAATAGATCCATCGCAGATCTTATAAATGAATTTGAATTAATGCCCAATAATTTCTGGAGTTTTGGAAAAAATGACTTAACAGATTTTGATACTTTCTGTCTTAAAGCGACTAATATTATAAAACAATTAATTCCAAAAGACATCGATAACAGAAAGAAAAAACTTTTTGAATTAATTTATGCATCAAATGGTGAGATCTCAGTTGCCGAATTAGCTGAAAAATCTTTCTTGACCAGCAGACAAATCAATCGCTATTTTACCAAATATTTTGGAATCTCATTAAAAGTTTATTGTCGATATCTTAGATTCAAGGAATCATTCGAGCAGATAAAAAATGGAGAGCTTTTCCCTAAACTGGATTTTTCTGATCAGGCACATTTCAGCAGAGAAGTAAAAAAAATATCCGGAGTCAATCCCAGAGAATTGTATAGAAATCAGAATGACCGATTTATTCAAGTTTCTGCCATCCCTGATAAATAA